The proteins below come from a single Pandoraea apista genomic window:
- a CDS encoding UDP-glucose dehydrogenase family protein, with the protein MKVTIIGSGYVGLVTGACLADVGNDVFCLDVDPRKIDILNNGGVPIHEPGLQEIIARNREAGRLQFSTDIEASVAHGDVQFIAVGTPPDEDGSADLQYVVAAARNIGRYAKSFKVIVDKSTVPVGTADKVRAAVAEELAKRGEDVRFSVVSNPEFLKEGAAVDDFMRPDRIVIGVSDDADGQQARAMMKRLYSPFNRNHERTLYMDVRSAEFTKYAANAMLATRISFMNELANLADRVGVDIEDVRQGIGSDPRIGYHFLYAGCGYGGSCFPKDVQALVRTAEDYGLPLRILNAVEAVNETQKTVLIEKIIKRLGDDLSGKTFALWGLAFKPNTDDMREAPSRRVIEELVRRGARVRAYDPVALDEARRVIALDFADDVAAHARIEFCATQNDTLTGADALVIVTEWKAFRSPDFAKVKTALSLPLIFDGRNLYDPEAMQELGIEYHAIGRDLHKPA; encoded by the coding sequence ATGAAAGTCACCATCATCGGCTCCGGATACGTCGGCCTCGTTACGGGCGCTTGCCTCGCGGACGTCGGCAACGACGTGTTCTGTCTCGACGTCGATCCGCGCAAGATCGATATTCTGAACAACGGCGGCGTGCCGATCCACGAACCCGGCCTGCAGGAAATCATTGCGCGTAATCGGGAAGCCGGCCGACTACAGTTTTCGACGGACATCGAAGCGTCTGTGGCGCACGGCGATGTGCAGTTCATCGCCGTAGGCACCCCCCCCGACGAAGATGGCTCAGCCGATCTGCAATACGTCGTGGCGGCTGCGCGCAACATCGGCCGTTACGCCAAGAGCTTCAAGGTGATCGTCGACAAATCGACGGTGCCGGTGGGCACCGCCGACAAGGTGCGTGCGGCCGTGGCCGAGGAACTCGCGAAGCGAGGGGAGGACGTTCGATTCTCCGTGGTCTCGAATCCCGAATTCCTGAAGGAAGGTGCGGCCGTGGACGATTTCATGCGTCCGGATCGTATCGTGATCGGTGTGAGCGACGACGCCGACGGCCAGCAGGCCCGCGCGATGATGAAGCGCCTGTACTCGCCGTTCAACCGCAATCACGAACGCACCCTGTATATGGATGTGCGCTCGGCCGAGTTCACCAAGTACGCGGCGAACGCCATGCTGGCCACCCGTATTTCGTTCATGAATGAGTTGGCCAATCTGGCCGATCGCGTGGGCGTGGATATCGAAGACGTGCGTCAGGGCATCGGTTCGGATCCGCGTATTGGCTATCACTTCCTCTACGCCGGTTGCGGTTATGGCGGCTCGTGCTTCCCGAAGGATGTGCAGGCGCTTGTGCGCACCGCCGAGGACTATGGCTTGCCGCTGCGGATTCTGAACGCCGTGGAGGCCGTCAATGAAACGCAGAAGACGGTGCTGATCGAGAAGATCATCAAGCGCCTCGGTGACGACCTCTCGGGCAAGACCTTCGCGCTGTGGGGGTTGGCGTTCAAACCGAATACGGACGACATGCGCGAGGCGCCCAGCCGTCGCGTCATTGAGGAACTGGTGCGACGTGGGGCGCGTGTGCGTGCCTACGATCCGGTTGCGCTCGACGAGGCACGTCGCGTGATTGCGCTGGACTTTGCAGACGATGTCGCCGCGCATGCGCGTATCGAATTTTGCGCGACCCAAAACGACACCCTGACGGGGGCTGACGCGCTCGTCATCGTCACGGAGTGGAAGGCCTTCCGCAGCCCGGACTTCGCGAAGGTGAAGACGGCGTTGTCGCTACCACTGATTTTCGACGGTCGTAATCTGTACGATCCGGAGGCCATGCAGGAACTCGGCATCGAGTACCACGCCATTGGCCGTGATTTGCACAAGCCCGCTTGA
- the lapB gene encoding lipopolysaccharide assembly protein LapB: MEFEVWWLLAIPVIFGCGWVAARLDLRSLLSESRNLPASYFRGLNFLLNEQPDKAIDAFIEVAKLDPETTELHFALGSLFRRRGETERAIRVHQNLLSRDDLPQADQEHALYELGHDFLKAGLLDRAEEAFGRLHTGAYAKAAQHAKLTIYQIEKEWRKALTEAETLSDLDPAVSYRKEIAQFHCELAQEALQRKDAGAVTQELDAALEVNPANVRAPLLRGDMLLAAGDAQGALKVLSTIEQQNPVYLGLAAKRLMRAYEALDRAPEGLAVLRDGLRKNPSDDLLEIVYEKTVALEGPEAALKLMREQMHRAPSALGMTRLLEAHAATAAGDTQSDLQLMGKLITQRTKSLPRYVCDQCGFRARLFYWQCPGCNGWETYTPRRADVPAAS; the protein is encoded by the coding sequence ATGGAATTCGAGGTCTGGTGGCTATTAGCCATCCCCGTGATTTTTGGCTGCGGCTGGGTAGCCGCACGCCTGGATCTGCGCAGCTTGCTTTCCGAGAGCCGCAATCTGCCGGCGTCCTATTTTCGCGGTCTGAACTTCCTGCTCAACGAGCAGCCCGACAAGGCGATCGACGCCTTCATCGAAGTCGCGAAGCTCGACCCGGAAACCACCGAACTGCACTTCGCGCTCGGGAGTCTGTTTCGCCGTCGAGGCGAAACGGAGCGCGCCATTCGTGTGCATCAGAATCTCCTGTCTCGCGATGATCTGCCGCAAGCCGATCAGGAACATGCGCTCTATGAGCTGGGCCACGACTTCCTCAAGGCCGGGTTGCTCGATCGTGCCGAAGAGGCGTTCGGCCGTCTGCATACCGGCGCGTACGCCAAGGCCGCGCAACATGCGAAGCTCACGATCTATCAGATCGAGAAGGAGTGGCGCAAGGCGCTGACCGAGGCCGAGACACTGAGCGATCTCGATCCGGCAGTGTCGTACCGCAAGGAGATCGCGCAGTTTCACTGCGAATTGGCGCAGGAAGCGCTGCAACGCAAGGACGCCGGGGCGGTGACGCAAGAATTGGATGCCGCGCTCGAGGTCAACCCCGCAAACGTGCGTGCACCGTTGCTGCGCGGCGATATGCTGCTTGCCGCAGGCGACGCGCAGGGCGCATTGAAGGTGCTTAGCACCATCGAACAACAGAATCCGGTATATCTTGGGCTTGCGGCCAAGCGTCTGATGCGGGCGTACGAGGCCCTGGACCGTGCGCCGGAAGGGCTCGCCGTGCTGCGCGACGGGCTGCGCAAGAATCCGTCGGACGATCTGCTTGAGATCGTCTACGAGAAGACGGTGGCCCTGGAAGGGCCGGAAGCGGCGCTCAAGCTGATGCGAGAACAGATGCATCGTGCCCCGAGCGCACTTGGCATGACCCGCTTGCTGGAAGCGCATGCTGCGACCGCCGCCGGTGACACGCAGTCCGACCTGCAACTCATGGGCAAGCTCATTACGCAACGCACCAAGTCGTTGCCGCGCTACGTCTGCGATCAGTGCGGCTTCCGAGCGCGACTGTTCTACTGGCAATGCCCCGGCTGTAACGGCTGGGAGACCTATACGCCGCGCCGTGCCGACGTGCCCGCGGCCTCCTAA
- a CDS encoding LapA family protein — MKLIVWIVRLIVFVVLLCLALANTGEVTLNLFLGHTWTAPLIMIGLAFFVVGGVIGVLATLPSLMRQRLELRRTRRDLARAQRDPEASDQPPMLPPV, encoded by the coding sequence ATGAAGCTGATTGTTTGGATCGTTCGTCTCATCGTGTTCGTGGTGCTGTTGTGCCTTGCGCTCGCCAACACGGGCGAGGTCACGTTGAACCTGTTCCTGGGCCATACGTGGACAGCGCCGCTCATCATGATCGGCCTGGCCTTTTTCGTGGTCGGCGGCGTGATCGGTGTACTCGCCACTTTGCCGAGCCTGATGCGCCAACGCCTGGAACTGCGTCGTACGCGACGCGATCTGGCGCGTGCGCAGCGGGACCCCGAGGCAAGCGATCAACCGCCGATGCTGCCGCCAGTCTAA
- a CDS encoding integration host factor subunit beta yields the protein MTKSELVNQLAARFPQLVLKDADFAVKTILDAMADALARGHRIEIRGFGSFGLNRRPPRVGRNPKSGEKVLVPEKFVPHFKPGKELRERVDHKASDQ from the coding sequence ATGACCAAGTCTGAATTGGTCAACCAGTTGGCGGCGCGGTTTCCCCAGTTGGTGCTCAAGGATGCCGATTTCGCGGTGAAGACAATTCTCGACGCGATGGCTGACGCGCTTGCGCGCGGTCATCGAATCGAGATCCGTGGTTTCGGTAGTTTTGGGCTCAACCGTCGGCCACCGCGCGTCGGCCGCAACCCGAAGTCGGGCGAGAAAGTGTTGGTGCCGGAGAAATTCGTGCCGCACTTCAAGCCGGGCAAGGAGTTGCGAGAGCGGGTTGATCACAAGGCGTCGGACCAATAA
- the rpsA gene encoding 30S ribosomal protein S1: protein MSDLQTSTNESFAALFEESLSRQDMRAGEVISAEVVRVDHNFVVVNAGLKSEAYIPIEEFLNDQGEVEVQAGDFVSVAIDALENGYGDTVLSRDKAKRLASWLQLEKALESGDLVTGTITGKVKGGLTVMVNGIRAFLPGSLVDTRPVKDTTPYEGKTLEFKVIKLDRKRNNVVLSRRAVIEATQGEERAKLLETLKEGAIVKGVVKNITDYGAFVDLGGIDGLLHITDIAWRRVRHPSEVLSVGQEVTAKILKFDQEKGRVSLGVKQLGEDPWEGIARRYPQGTRLFGKVTNITDYGAFVEVESGIEGLVHVSEMDWTNKNVAPTKVVQLGDEVEVMVLEIDEDRRRISLGMKQCKPNPWDDFSRNFKKGDKIKGAIKSITDFGVFIGLPGGIDGLVHLSDLSWSEAGEEAVRKYKKGDEVEAVVLGIDVEKERISLGIKQLEGDPFNTFVAIHDKGSIVDGTIKAVDPKGAVVSLGDDVEGYLRASEISHDRVEDARNVLKEGEAVNAMIVNIDRKSRNINLSIKAKDSAEQQEAMSKLSTDSSAASGTTNLGALLKAKLDSQNQ from the coding sequence ATGTCCGACCTGCAAACCTCGACCAACGAATCTTTCGCGGCGCTTTTCGAAGAGTCGCTCTCCCGCCAAGACATGCGTGCTGGTGAAGTCATCAGCGCTGAAGTCGTGCGGGTTGACCACAACTTCGTGGTCGTCAACGCCGGGCTCAAGTCCGAAGCGTATATCCCCATCGAAGAATTCCTGAATGATCAGGGCGAGGTCGAAGTTCAGGCCGGCGACTTTGTTTCCGTGGCGATCGACGCCCTGGAAAACGGCTACGGCGACACCGTGCTGTCGCGCGACAAGGCCAAGCGTCTGGCCTCGTGGCTGCAACTGGAGAAGGCCCTCGAGTCGGGCGACCTCGTGACCGGTACGATTACCGGCAAGGTCAAGGGCGGCCTGACCGTGATGGTCAACGGCATCCGTGCATTCCTGCCGGGTTCGCTGGTTGACACCCGTCCGGTCAAGGACACGACCCCGTACGAAGGCAAGACCCTCGAATTCAAGGTTATCAAGCTCGACCGCAAGCGCAACAACGTTGTGCTGTCGCGCCGTGCCGTGATCGAAGCCACCCAGGGTGAAGAGCGCGCCAAGCTGCTCGAAACGCTCAAGGAAGGCGCGATCGTCAAGGGCGTGGTCAAGAACATCACCGATTACGGTGCGTTCGTCGACCTGGGCGGTATCGATGGCCTGCTGCACATCACCGACATCGCATGGCGTCGTGTGCGTCACCCGAGCGAAGTTCTGTCGGTTGGCCAGGAAGTCACCGCCAAGATCCTCAAGTTCGATCAAGAGAAGGGCCGTGTCTCGCTGGGCGTCAAGCAACTCGGCGAAGATCCGTGGGAAGGCATTGCTCGCCGTTACCCGCAAGGCACCCGCCTGTTCGGCAAGGTCACCAATATCACCGACTACGGCGCATTCGTCGAAGTGGAATCGGGCATCGAAGGCCTGGTTCACGTGTCGGAAATGGACTGGACCAACAAGAACGTTGCTCCGACCAAGGTTGTCCAGCTGGGCGACGAAGTCGAAGTCATGGTGCTCGAGATCGACGAAGACCGTCGTCGTATCAGCCTCGGCATGAAGCAGTGCAAGCCGAACCCGTGGGATGACTTCTCGCGCAACTTCAAGAAGGGCGACAAGATCAAGGGCGCAATCAAGTCGATCACCGACTTCGGCGTGTTCATCGGTCTGCCGGGCGGCATCGACGGCCTGGTCCACTTGTCGGACCTGTCGTGGAGCGAAGCTGGCGAAGAAGCCGTTCGCAAGTACAAGAAGGGCGACGAAGTCGAAGCCGTGGTTCTGGGCATCGACGTCGAGAAGGAACGCATTTCGCTGGGTATCAAGCAGCTCGAAGGCGATCCGTTCAACACCTTCGTGGCAATCCACGACAAGGGTTCGATCGTTGACGGCACCATCAAGGCTGTCGATCCGAAGGGTGCTGTCGTGTCGCTGGGTGATGACGTTGAAGGCTACCTGCGCGCATCGGAAATCTCGCACGACCGTGTGGAAGACGCCCGTAACGTGCTCAAGGAAGGTGAAGCCGTCAATGCAATGATCGTCAACATCGATCGCAAGTCGCGCAACATCAACCTGTCGATCAAGGCTAAGGATTCGGCTGAACAGCAAGAAGCGATGAGCAAGCTGTCGACCGACAGCTCGGCAGCGAGCGGTACCACGAACCTCGGTGCCCTGCTCAAAGCCAAGCTGGACAGTCAGAATCAGTAA
- the cmk gene encoding (d)CMP kinase: MPDLTVVDDSIPVITVDGPTASGKGTVAHRVADALGFHYLDSGALYRLTALASARHGIDPDDVGALSVLAETLDVRFRDQRIWLAGEDVTDAIRAEAIGNRASSIAVHKAVRQALMALQRGFKTAPGLVADGRDMGTVIFPEAELKVFLTASPQARAERRYKQLIEKGFSANIDSLMLDLEARDARDRTRAEAPLRPAEGARVLDTSGLNVDQAVAQVLEWFAQVQYPQGA, translated from the coding sequence ATGCCAGATTTGACGGTAGTAGACGACTCGATTCCGGTCATTACGGTGGACGGTCCGACGGCATCCGGCAAGGGCACGGTGGCGCACCGTGTCGCCGACGCACTGGGCTTTCACTATCTCGACAGTGGGGCGCTCTACCGGCTGACGGCGCTGGCGAGTGCGCGTCACGGGATCGATCCGGACGACGTGGGCGCGTTGTCGGTGCTTGCCGAAACGCTCGACGTCCGTTTCAGGGATCAGCGCATCTGGCTGGCTGGCGAAGACGTGACCGATGCGATCCGGGCCGAGGCTATTGGCAACCGGGCGTCGAGCATTGCCGTGCACAAGGCGGTGCGGCAGGCGTTGATGGCGCTCCAGCGCGGTTTCAAGACCGCGCCTGGCCTTGTCGCGGACGGCCGCGACATGGGCACGGTGATCTTCCCGGAAGCCGAATTGAAGGTGTTTTTGACGGCCTCGCCACAGGCCCGTGCCGAGAGGCGGTATAAGCAATTGATAGAAAAAGGTTTTTCTGCTAACATAGACAGTCTCATGCTGGATCTTGAGGCGCGTGATGCGCGGGATCGTACCCGTGCCGAAGCGCCGCTAAGGCCGGCGGAGGGTGCGCGGGTACTCGACACATCGGGGCTCAACGTCGATCAGGCGGTGGCTCAGGTGCTCGAATGGTTCGCGCAAGTGCAGTACCCGCAAGGCGCCTGA